In Priestia megaterium NBRC 15308 = ATCC 14581, the following proteins share a genomic window:
- a CDS encoding histidine phosphatase family protein, giving the protein MDNSLVITCIRHGMTLENQQKKYIGWSDPPLSIEGKNELKELFLEPQLVISSDLKRALETSAVVFPKSQVVKNKNWRELHFGDWEEKTYEDLKNIRAYRNWIDHWTEHTPPNGESFSNFSNRVWAAWEEAVDLAASQQLRHIAIVSHGGPLRLLASHFKQTASLWDVSFSYGEGFSVACTYKQAKERRACISYSAVHLPAKENG; this is encoded by the coding sequence ATGGATAATTCTTTGGTTATCACATGTATTCGTCACGGCATGACGCTTGAAAATCAACAGAAAAAATATATAGGGTGGAGTGATCCGCCTTTAAGTATAGAAGGGAAAAATGAATTGAAAGAGCTTTTTCTAGAACCTCAGCTCGTTATTTCCAGTGACTTAAAAAGGGCGCTAGAAACAAGTGCAGTTGTTTTTCCAAAATCTCAGGTGGTTAAAAATAAAAATTGGCGTGAGCTGCATTTTGGAGATTGGGAAGAGAAGACGTATGAAGATTTAAAAAACATACGGGCGTATAGAAATTGGATTGATCACTGGACAGAACATACGCCTCCGAATGGTGAAAGCTTCTCAAACTTTTCAAACCGAGTTTGGGCAGCGTGGGAAGAAGCGGTCGATTTGGCGGCCAGTCAGCAATTGCGTCACATTGCTATTGTGTCGCATGGCGGCCCACTGCGTTTACTTGCATCCCATTTTAAACAGACAGCGTCGCTTTGGGATGTTTCTTTTTCTTATGGAGAAGGTTTTTCAGTAGCGTGTACATACAAACAGGCAAAGGAGAGAAGAGCATGCATTTCGTATTCGGCGGTGCATTTACCGGCAAAAGAAAATGGGTGA
- a CDS encoding 5'-3' exonuclease: MNETLLVIDGFNLLSRCYFATSYGRDEAALTRNSKGQFTNALRVTIQKMHALIHQYEPSHIFVAWDVKREDTKRKDTYALYKQTRAELPEPLIQQYETLKQFFDTVGIYQMSLSSYEADDLIGALVSKWSKEKQSPGYIYSNDRDLLQLLDQHISQIIAKKQVGDLVYGFKHFQEEYNIHPRQWVDVKALLGDKSDNIPGVPGVGEKAALPLIQQYGSIHEIYAQIEQLDPAFNRYKKKLTEGKELGMLSRELAEIIIDIQEISMLNWEELTFMYDYERWNKEIQTLELNIRIRS, encoded by the coding sequence GTGAACGAAACACTATTAGTAATTGATGGATTTAATTTATTAAGCCGCTGTTATTTTGCTACTTCTTATGGCAGAGATGAAGCAGCGTTGACAAGAAATAGTAAGGGCCAATTTACGAATGCCCTCAGAGTAACGATTCAAAAAATGCATGCATTGATTCACCAATATGAGCCAAGCCATATTTTCGTCGCTTGGGATGTTAAGCGTGAGGATACAAAACGTAAAGATACATACGCCCTATATAAGCAAACAAGAGCAGAGCTGCCTGAGCCGCTGATTCAGCAGTATGAAACGTTAAAACAATTTTTTGACACAGTAGGCATTTATCAAATGTCATTGTCTTCTTATGAAGCAGATGATTTAATTGGAGCACTTGTAAGCAAGTGGAGTAAGGAAAAGCAAAGTCCAGGGTACATCTATAGCAATGACCGAGACTTGCTTCAGCTCCTAGATCAACATATTTCGCAAATTATTGCCAAAAAGCAGGTTGGCGATCTTGTTTATGGCTTCAAGCACTTTCAAGAAGAATATAATATTCATCCTCGTCAATGGGTGGACGTAAAAGCATTGCTTGGTGACAAATCGGACAATATTCCGGGTGTTCCTGGTGTAGGAGAAAAAGCCGCACTGCCTCTTATTCAACAATATGGCTCTATCCATGAAATTTATGCACAAATTGAACAATTAGATCCAGCTTTTAATCGTTACAAAAAAAAGCTGACCGAAGGAAAAGAACTAGGTATGCTTAGTCGTGAACTTGCTGAGATTATTATAGACATTCAAGAAATCAGTATGTTAAATTGGGAAGAATTAACATTTATGTATGATTATGAACGATGGAATAAAGAAATTCAAACTCTAGAACTAAACATTAGGATTCGCTCATGA
- the rarD gene encoding EamA family transporter RarD produces MNQDSKRAGIVYTASAYVMWGLFPLYWKLLGEVNANEILAHRVIWSFVFMLLLLLVTKQMSALKKTLGLLFRNTKQAVILFVASVLISINWFVYIWAVNHNHIIETSLGYYINPLVSILLGIVVLKEKLNFWQGASVGLAAIGVIVMTVTYGHIPWVSLSLAFSFGLYGLVKKTIQLEAKVGLTIETMMVAPIAVIYFIFLLVKGSSSFSLQSLDLSALLIGGGVATAMPLLYFAKGAPLIPLSMVGFLQYIAPTMTLLLGVFVYHEPFSSVEMIAFLFIWSGSVMFILSKTKFMSSHQPKFFKGRSA; encoded by the coding sequence ATGAATCAAGATTCTAAGCGAGCAGGTATTGTTTATACAGCCAGCGCTTACGTTATGTGGGGGCTTTTTCCGCTTTACTGGAAGCTTCTTGGCGAGGTGAATGCGAATGAAATACTCGCTCACCGTGTCATATGGTCATTTGTTTTTATGCTTTTACTTTTGCTTGTGACAAAGCAAATGAGTGCTTTAAAGAAGACGCTTGGTTTATTATTTCGTAATACGAAACAAGCGGTCATTTTATTTGTGGCTTCAGTGCTGATCAGCATCAACTGGTTCGTTTACATTTGGGCGGTTAACCATAATCATATTATTGAAACAAGTTTAGGTTACTACATCAACCCGCTCGTTAGTATTTTACTTGGTATAGTCGTTTTAAAAGAGAAGCTTAATTTTTGGCAGGGTGCTTCTGTTGGATTAGCTGCTATAGGTGTTATCGTTATGACAGTTACATACGGGCATATCCCATGGGTATCATTAAGCTTAGCGTTTAGCTTTGGTTTGTACGGACTTGTAAAAAAGACTATTCAATTAGAAGCAAAAGTAGGATTAACGATTGAAACGATGATGGTTGCACCTATTGCGGTTATTTATTTTATTTTTCTTTTAGTGAAAGGATCTTCAAGTTTTTCTCTTCAGTCGCTTGATCTGAGTGCTCTTTTAATTGGAGGCGGTGTTGCTACAGCTATGCCACTACTATATTTCGCTAAGGGGGCCCCTCTTATTCCGCTATCGATGGTCGGTTTTTTACAGTACATTGCTCCTACCATGACGCTTTTATTAGGGGTATTCGTGTATCATGAACCGTTTTCTAGCGTAGAGATGATTGCCTTTTTGTTCATTTGGAGCGGATCGGTTATGTTCATTTTATCTAAAACGAAGTTCATGAGTTCTCATCAGCCGAAATTCTTTAAAGGGCGCTCAGCTTAA
- a CDS encoding cob(I)yrinic acid a,c-diamide adenosyltransferase, which translates to MNIYTKTGDKGQTSLIGGRVNKDDIRVEAYGTIDELNGFVGQAIYQLDETTLKDVKEELITIQHELFDCGSDLAFAKDDHPYKVTNDMISVLEKRIDVYMSEAPAIERFILPGGTPAATTLHICRTITRRAERLVVGVQREYKINAAVLQYLNRLSDYFFAAARIANARENVQDVEYIRSAKVFKQPKK; encoded by the coding sequence ATGAACATTTACACAAAAACAGGGGACAAAGGGCAGACAAGCTTAATTGGAGGACGAGTAAATAAAGATGATATTCGAGTGGAAGCATACGGTACGATTGATGAGCTAAATGGCTTTGTAGGTCAAGCGATTTATCAGCTGGATGAAACAACATTAAAAGATGTAAAAGAAGAGCTAATTACGATTCAACATGAGCTATTTGACTGTGGAAGTGATTTAGCATTTGCAAAAGATGATCATCCGTACAAAGTAACAAACGACATGATATCAGTACTTGAAAAGCGCATTGATGTCTATATGTCAGAAGCGCCGGCCATTGAGCGTTTTATTTTACCTGGAGGCACACCTGCAGCGACAACGCTTCACATTTGCCGGACGATTACACGCCGCGCAGAACGGCTTGTTGTTGGCGTGCAGCGTGAGTATAAAATTAATGCGGCGGTGCTTCAGTATTTAAATCGTTTATCCGATTACTTCTTTGCTGCGGCTCGAATCGCTAACGCGCGAGAAAATGTACAAGATGTAGAGTATATTCGCAGTGCCAAAGTATTCAAACAGCCTAAAAAATAA
- a CDS encoding MerR family transcriptional regulator, with product MSTNEASYRDKKVMSIGIVKELTGLSERQIRYYEKRSLLFPDRTNTGIRKYSFSDVERLMDIADRIEEGVQTSEIRTELAKKDEARKMKEVKNQMLQGQLNAHFKRKL from the coding sequence TTGTCTACGAATGAAGCGTCATATCGAGATAAAAAAGTCATGTCTATTGGGATTGTAAAAGAATTAACCGGTTTATCAGAAAGACAAATTCGCTACTACGAGAAAAGAAGCCTGCTCTTTCCGGACCGAACCAATACGGGTATCCGGAAATATTCGTTTTCAGACGTCGAACGATTAATGGATATTGCCGATCGCATAGAAGAAGGAGTTCAAACGAGTGAAATACGCACAGAATTGGCCAAAAAAGATGAAGCGAGAAAAATGAAAGAAGTAAAAAACCAAATGCTTCAAGGTCAGTTGAACGCTCATTTCAAGCGGAAGCTATAA
- a CDS encoding bifunctional adenosylcobinamide kinase/adenosylcobinamide-phosphate guanylyltransferase, giving the protein MIIFISGGVRSGKSSAAENMVQTFCTKRTVYIATSRQTDKEMQKRIQLHQKERQAANTPWVTIEQSVDLQQILPNLQSDDAILLDCVTNWLANELFLTEKRWQTKEGKQAVFRHMTETLDKLFAQSQTVVLVSNELFEAGVLEEPTYSYMKILGKLHQYIVEKADVAICVEAGIYRFKKGKECVDI; this is encoded by the coding sequence ATGATCATCTTTATTAGCGGAGGCGTTCGAAGCGGAAAATCAAGTGCAGCGGAGAACATGGTTCAAACTTTTTGTACAAAGCGCACTGTTTATATTGCCACAAGCAGGCAAACAGATAAGGAAATGCAAAAACGCATCCAGCTTCATCAAAAAGAACGCCAAGCAGCGAACACGCCTTGGGTAACGATCGAGCAGTCTGTAGATTTACAACAAATTCTGCCAAATCTTCAAAGTGATGATGCTATACTTTTGGATTGTGTCACGAACTGGCTTGCCAATGAGCTTTTTTTAACAGAAAAAAGGTGGCAAACAAAAGAAGGGAAACAAGCGGTTTTTCGTCATATGACAGAAACGCTCGATAAGCTGTTTGCGCAGTCTCAGACGGTTGTGCTAGTATCTAATGAACTGTTTGAAGCGGGCGTATTAGAAGAGCCCACATATAGCTATATGAAGATATTAGGGAAATTACATCAGTATATTGTAGAAAAAGCAGATGTGGCTATTTGTGTAGAAGCGGGAATCTATCGTTTTAAAAAAGGAAAGGAATGTGTAGATATATGA
- the cobD gene encoding threonine-phosphate decarboxylase CobD: MLLPTHGANPNVFLKAIGAENLSHIKDFSVNTNPLGAPLVLHEKWNEFKGAAFSYPDPQVTELKNKLAAHHHVSAAQVLPTNGAAEAFFLIASLFSGEKAGIVQPTFVEYEQASKAYGCEVTYVPLAEENGWSWDIELIMSILPDIKVLWICHPNNPTGVMYSHEEWMKVVKAAAHHGTYLMIDEAFIDFVEHQPSFDSLILDYEHIIVVRSMTKMFNIAGVRLGYILANEKIISKMAKKQPPWSVNGLSQQIGMICVDEKDFVKETVHYIKQERERTLSELKEWGLLVSPSQTNYYLCSVPSSIKTREWLVYLASHGVVARHTENFPFLNGRYIRLAVKTKEENDYLLNVIKQGLDEI, translated from the coding sequence GTGCTATTACCTACACATGGAGCTAATCCTAATGTCTTTTTAAAAGCAATAGGGGCTGAGAATTTGTCGCATATAAAAGACTTTAGCGTGAATACAAATCCTTTAGGGGCTCCCCTTGTGCTTCACGAAAAGTGGAACGAATTCAAGGGTGCAGCGTTTAGTTATCCTGACCCTCAAGTAACGGAGCTGAAAAATAAACTTGCAGCTCATCATCATGTTTCAGCTGCTCAAGTGCTGCCTACAAATGGCGCCGCTGAAGCGTTTTTCCTTATTGCTTCGTTATTTTCAGGAGAGAAAGCAGGGATTGTACAGCCGACTTTCGTTGAATATGAACAGGCAAGTAAAGCTTATGGATGTGAAGTGACATACGTTCCTTTAGCTGAAGAAAATGGCTGGAGCTGGGATATAGAGTTGATTATGAGTATTCTTCCGGACATAAAAGTACTGTGGATTTGTCATCCAAATAATCCAACGGGCGTTATGTATAGTCATGAGGAATGGATGAAAGTAGTAAAAGCTGCTGCTCATCATGGTACATACTTAATGATTGATGAGGCATTTATTGATTTTGTCGAACATCAGCCTTCATTTGATTCTCTTATTCTGGATTATGAGCATATCATTGTTGTGCGTTCCATGACAAAGATGTTTAATATTGCCGGGGTTCGTCTTGGCTATATTTTGGCAAATGAAAAAATCATTAGCAAGATGGCTAAAAAGCAGCCTCCTTGGAGTGTAAATGGATTGTCGCAGCAAATAGGCATGATATGTGTGGATGAAAAAGATTTTGTAAAAGAAACCGTACATTATATTAAACAAGAACGGGAACGGACCTTGAGTGAACTAAAGGAATGGGGGCTTTTGGTTTCTCCTTCTCAAACAAACTATTATCTTTGCAGCGTTCCGTCTTCTATTAAAACGCGCGAATGGCTTGTCTATTTAGCAAGCCATGGCGTGGTAGCTCGTCATACTGAAAACTTTCCATTTTTAAATGGACGCTATATCCGTTTGGCTGTGAAAACGAAAGAAGAAAATGACTATTTACTTAACGTAATCAAACAAGGACTTGATGAAATATGA
- the cbiB gene encoding adenosylcobinamide-phosphate synthase CbiB, giving the protein MSITQAIIAHMTAMTIALLIDRIIGDPENWPHPVRWFGKWIYWIDSRLNKGAGRRFKGLLLVISMAVLAGVVPFLFLHALYGVHFIAGVLVEGVMIATTISTRSLSEAAYKVQKPLQLGDMEKARYEVSMIVGRDTDRLSEGEIARATVETVAENTSDGITAPLFYAFIGGGALAFFYRAINTCDSMVGYKNDRYFLFGYFSAKTDDVLNYIPSRLTAVVMTAVNVAKSQYSLGHVTSLIKRDAKKHPSPNSGYGESAVAALLGIQLGGLNTYKGIESNRAKMGEPLIPLQAGHIEQAVFIMKRTVYATWLLYLLLGGVISAITYTWS; this is encoded by the coding sequence ATGAGTATTACACAAGCGATAATTGCACACATGACGGCCATGACGATTGCTTTACTAATTGACCGAATTATAGGCGATCCCGAAAATTGGCCGCATCCCGTTCGCTGGTTTGGCAAATGGATTTATTGGATAGATTCTAGATTAAATAAAGGTGCAGGAAGACGATTTAAAGGATTGCTTCTTGTGATAAGTATGGCTGTGCTCGCAGGAGTTGTTCCCTTTTTGTTCCTCCATGCTTTGTACGGAGTTCATTTTATAGCAGGTGTTTTAGTAGAGGGCGTAATGATTGCGACTACTATATCCACTCGTTCTTTAAGCGAAGCTGCCTATAAGGTACAAAAGCCGCTTCAGCTAGGAGATATGGAGAAAGCTAGATATGAAGTAAGTATGATTGTGGGACGAGATACAGATCGTTTGTCAGAAGGAGAAATTGCCAGAGCGACGGTAGAGACCGTGGCTGAAAATACAAGTGATGGTATTACAGCTCCGCTTTTTTATGCATTTATAGGAGGAGGAGCCCTAGCCTTTTTTTACCGAGCTATTAACACATGTGATTCGATGGTTGGGTACAAAAATGACCGCTACTTTCTGTTCGGCTACTTTAGTGCAAAAACCGATGACGTATTAAACTATATTCCAAGTCGGTTAACTGCAGTGGTGATGACGGCTGTTAATGTAGCAAAAAGCCAGTATTCTCTTGGGCATGTAACGAGTTTGATTAAGCGTGATGCTAAGAAGCATCCCAGCCCAAATAGCGGATACGGGGAAAGCGCAGTGGCTGCTCTGTTAGGTATTCAACTCGGCGGGCTTAATACATATAAAGGCATAGAATCTAATCGTGCAAAAATGGGTGAACCACTCATTCCTCTGCAAGCCGGTCATATTGAACAAGCTGTTTTCATTATGAAAAGGACGGTCTATGCTACGTGGTTATTATATCTTTTGTTAGGAGGAGTTATTAGTGCTATTACCTACACATGGAGCTAA
- the cobS gene encoding adenosylcobinamide-GDP ribazoletransferase: MKEWIAILRISLQFFTILPLAKTVQWTEKRTARSLFVLPWIGMLLGLMFYSFLQLLQSSPITTIVDSILVLLLPLVLTGGLHLDGWMDVSDAYFSHQSKGKKLQILSDPHVGSFAILSLMVLLLLRFSAIYELVSLSSLSIWACLIVFTLPRIGAAFSLMRDKPAKDTGLAAYFQQGVTKRSIYGFIIMSLFLVAIFVIFMDNKFIILFFAGFLWLWIRFYRSQFGGVTGDVIGATIEGGETFLWIILWLSHVFVTA, encoded by the coding sequence ATGAAAGAATGGATAGCCATACTACGGATTTCTCTCCAGTTTTTTACGATCTTACCACTAGCTAAAACTGTTCAATGGACTGAAAAAAGAACGGCACGCTCACTTTTTGTACTGCCTTGGATTGGTATGTTACTAGGCTTGATGTTTTATAGCTTTTTACAGCTGCTTCAATCTTCACCTATCACTACGATTGTTGATAGTATTTTAGTTTTGCTTTTACCGCTTGTTTTAACGGGTGGCCTTCATTTAGACGGCTGGATGGACGTAAGCGATGCGTATTTTTCTCATCAGTCAAAGGGAAAAAAACTGCAGATTTTAAGTGATCCGCACGTTGGGTCTTTTGCTATTCTTTCTCTTATGGTTCTGCTGCTGCTGCGTTTTAGTGCGATCTATGAATTAGTGTCTCTTTCTTCTTTATCAATTTGGGCATGCTTAATTGTCTTTACCCTTCCAAGAATTGGAGCAGCCTTTTCGTTGATGAGAGATAAGCCCGCTAAAGATACGGGTCTGGCTGCTTATTTTCAACAAGGAGTCACCAAACGGTCTATTTACGGATTTATCATCATGAGCCTATTCTTAGTTGCTATTTTCGTTATTTTTATGGACAATAAATTCATTATTCTTTTCTTTGCCGGTTTTTTATGGCTCTGGATACGATTTTATCGTTCGCAGTTTGGTGGCGTAACAGGAGATGTTATAGGGGCAACCATTGAAGGAGGAGAAACATTTTTATGGATAATTCTTTGGTTATCACATGTATTCGTCACGGCATGA
- a CDS encoding bifunctional adenosylcobinamide kinase/adenosylcobinamide-phosphate guanylyltransferase, with protein sequence MHFVFGGAFTGKRKWVKQHYASESVKWHYLYEDPVLPVLEFEESYIVLEGFEHYVKELIHSELESPHLVVKKLIQKWRDSGVWEKLIVIGTEVGKGIVPLDPTERQWRDECGYAYQHLAAHARKVDHIWYGIANRLKEEIQ encoded by the coding sequence ATGCATTTCGTATTCGGCGGTGCATTTACCGGCAAAAGAAAATGGGTGAAGCAGCATTATGCCAGTGAGTCGGTAAAATGGCATTATTTGTATGAAGACCCTGTTTTACCAGTGCTTGAGTTCGAAGAAAGTTACATAGTGCTAGAAGGATTTGAGCACTATGTTAAGGAATTAATACATAGCGAGTTGGAGTCTCCGCACCTTGTTGTTAAAAAGTTAATACAGAAGTGGAGAGACAGCGGTGTATGGGAAAAGTTAATAGTGATTGGAACTGAAGTCGGCAAAGGGATTGTTCCTTTAGATCCAACAGAGCGGCAGTGGAGAGATGAATGCGGGTATGCGTATCAGCATTTAGCGGCACATGCCCGGAAAGTAGATCACATTTGGTACGGAATTGCTAATCGATTGAAGGAGGAAATACAATGA
- a CDS encoding YojF family protein, which yields MQPIHKETVQKKIQTFLNKDVYVHLETTNGAYASHVNEKVMTVGAFIRNGKVTISNGKITGEGPYRVGLQIDLGWIYAEGLTDWEIDEEGRLLLAGHDFEGRLAVALQLSEHPFS from the coding sequence GTGCAACCAATTCATAAAGAAACAGTCCAAAAAAAAATACAAACATTTTTAAATAAAGACGTATATGTACACCTTGAAACGACAAACGGTGCATATGCTTCACACGTAAATGAAAAAGTAATGACAGTTGGGGCTTTTATTCGCAATGGTAAAGTCACTATTTCAAACGGAAAGATAACTGGAGAAGGTCCTTATCGTGTAGGTCTTCAAATTGATTTAGGATGGATTTATGCAGAGGGATTAACAGATTGGGAAATTGATGAAGAAGGCCGACTTCTTCTAGCTGGGCATGACTTTGAAGGTCGTTTAGCAGTTGCCCTTCAATTAAGTGAACATCCGTTTTCATAA
- a CDS encoding GIY-YIG nuclease family protein translates to MTAKIDLAVMQVLQKLLSTAEIGQIPSAPGIYFFFDKPGRLLYIGATTGSLLERVRAHVAGKGVSNTKKFHKEICAVGYIEVHGLKKELDMLRTMLVNGYFPKYNKQDVKRENEYDIYTVHGRVLGDTGVDKKKVSKRKTVLKPTLKEIEIRQENSDITYARVANMNAEDRVKKLWSCQEAGAQLHLPESKVLAISDRLLKEQYTFQRDMKKNMMFTMRDLVVIQVLLNLNPTHDLKKREIKEAISLVRKFGIEEALRISEKLLKT, encoded by the coding sequence ATGACAGCGAAAATTGATTTAGCAGTCATGCAGGTACTGCAGAAGCTGCTAAGTACAGCAGAAATAGGACAAATTCCTTCCGCTCCCGGCATTTATTTTTTCTTTGATAAACCGGGCAGGCTTTTGTATATCGGAGCAACGACGGGCTCTCTATTAGAAAGAGTAAGAGCTCACGTTGCAGGAAAAGGCGTTAGCAACACAAAAAAATTCCACAAAGAAATTTGTGCTGTTGGATATATTGAAGTGCATGGATTAAAAAAAGAATTAGATATGCTGAGAACGATGCTTGTAAATGGTTATTTTCCAAAATACAATAAACAAGATGTAAAAAGAGAAAATGAATACGACATTTACACCGTTCACGGCAGGGTCCTTGGAGATACAGGAGTTGATAAGAAAAAAGTCTCCAAGCGAAAAACGGTGCTAAAGCCAACGTTAAAAGAGATAGAGATTCGTCAAGAAAACAGTGATATTACATATGCACGAGTCGCAAATATGAATGCTGAAGATCGAGTGAAAAAGTTGTGGTCTTGTCAAGAAGCAGGAGCGCAGCTACATCTTCCCGAGTCGAAAGTGTTAGCAATAAGTGACCGGCTCTTAAAAGAGCAGTATACATTTCAGCGGGATATGAAAAAGAATATGATGTTTACGATGCGGGATTTAGTTGTTATTCAAGTGTTGTTAAATTTAAATCCGACCCATGATTTGAAAAAACGAGAAATAAAGGAAGCCATCAGTTTAGTACGTAAATTTGGCATAGAAGAAGCTCTTCGCATCTCTGAAAAATTACTCAAAACGTAA
- a CDS encoding CobW family GTP-binding protein yields MKTEIYILSGFLGSGKTTLLKQLLQQEKDRNRTIAVVMNELGQVSIDSNEVEKDTPLKELLNGCVCCTIQGQFETQLHSLLQENTLDAIYIETTGVAHPIEVLDACMSPLFAHQVTIKSIITTLDATRWKERGSLSIQLQKLLQEQVKHGDVILLNKTDMLSEAEKSSLLFEVQSINARAITLLTTFSRVKLDLIQRAQLSQKQPHHKAHVEDHLHLKTFVYEFTKNVDLELFENWLRQMPDTIYRIKGYMRFTHSDDTYSFQYSYGMPLYMKEMMKLPTTLVFIGENLDHTKMKQELFNLEQQSN; encoded by the coding sequence ATGAAAACAGAAATCTACATTTTATCTGGATTTTTAGGCAGCGGAAAAACAACGTTGCTTAAACAGCTGCTTCAGCAAGAAAAAGATCGTAATCGCACCATTGCTGTTGTGATGAATGAGCTTGGCCAAGTTTCGATTGACTCAAATGAAGTAGAAAAAGACACGCCGTTAAAAGAATTGCTAAACGGCTGCGTGTGCTGTACTATTCAAGGTCAATTTGAAACTCAGCTTCATTCACTTCTACAGGAGAACACATTGGATGCTATCTATATAGAGACAACCGGAGTTGCACATCCCATTGAAGTGTTGGATGCCTGTATGTCTCCACTTTTTGCGCATCAAGTCACGATTAAAAGTATTATCACCACACTCGATGCAACAAGGTGGAAAGAACGTGGGTCCTTAAGCATTCAACTTCAAAAACTTCTTCAAGAACAAGTAAAACATGGGGATGTAATTTTATTAAATAAAACGGACATGCTGTCTGAGGCAGAAAAGTCTTCCCTGCTTTTTGAGGTTCAATCAATTAACGCTCGTGCAATAACATTATTAACGACATTTTCCCGCGTGAAGCTTGACCTGATTCAAAGAGCTCAGCTGTCTCAAAAACAGCCGCACCATAAGGCTCATGTTGAAGATCATCTTCATTTGAAAACATTTGTATATGAGTTTACAAAAAACGTGGATCTTGAATTATTTGAAAATTGGCTGCGCCAAATGCCAGATACCATCTATCGTATTAAAGGCTATATGCGCTTTACTCATTCGGATGATACGTATTCGTTTCAATATTCATACGGCATGCCTCTATATATGAAAGAAATGATGAAGCTGCCCACCACTCTTGTCTTTATAGGGGAAAACCTCGACCACACTAAGATGAAACAAGAATTATTTAATCTTGAACAGCAGTCCAATTAA
- the panE gene encoding 2-dehydropantoate 2-reductase → MRILVLGAGGVGGYFGGRLVEKGEDVTFLVRDRRKKELEQNGLVIKSIHGDFTSPVQAITKSEVKEPYDVILFTTKAYHLKQAIEDVRPFVGNQTVVVPLLNGMAHVGPLQEAFGEEKVIGGLCFIETTLNKDGEVVQTSPAHRLVFGEFKQKETERLQLIEQAFSGTKASFVKSSYIEQDMWHKYLFITVMSGMTTLMRAPVGPVLAAKGGRQFVQELFKEVENIMMAYDAPLAEGIIEQHMNTMDKMTYDMKSSMQRDMEKSFQIEGDHLQGYLLTLAEKSSIHVPLLQTVYTHLKVYEEMLKGYQK, encoded by the coding sequence ATGCGAATATTAGTTTTAGGCGCAGGCGGCGTTGGAGGTTACTTTGGAGGCAGGCTCGTGGAAAAAGGAGAGGATGTGACTTTTCTTGTCAGAGATCGCAGAAAAAAAGAGCTGGAACAAAATGGACTTGTTATCAAGAGCATACACGGTGACTTCACTTCACCTGTACAAGCTATTACAAAATCTGAGGTGAAAGAGCCTTATGATGTTATTTTGTTCACAACTAAGGCTTATCATCTTAAACAAGCAATTGAGGATGTGCGTCCTTTTGTAGGGAATCAGACAGTTGTCGTACCTTTGTTAAATGGTATGGCTCACGTGGGTCCTTTACAAGAAGCATTTGGGGAAGAAAAAGTCATTGGAGGACTGTGCTTTATTGAAACAACTTTAAACAAAGATGGAGAGGTCGTCCAGACGAGTCCTGCTCACAGACTTGTATTCGGTGAATTTAAGCAGAAGGAAACAGAAAGATTACAACTGATTGAGCAAGCGTTCAGTGGTACAAAAGCTTCGTTTGTAAAAAGTTCATATATTGAACAGGATATGTGGCATAAGTATTTATTTATTACGGTTATGTCAGGCATGACCACTCTTATGCGCGCACCTGTTGGCCCAGTGCTAGCGGCAAAAGGAGGGCGTCAATTCGTACAAGAGCTTTTTAAAGAAGTTGAAAATATTATGATGGCATACGATGCACCATTAGCTGAAGGGATTATTGAACAGCATATGAATACGATGGACAAAATGACGTATGACATGAAGTCATCGATGCAGCGTGATATGGAAAAAAGTTTTCAAATTGAAGGAGACCACCTTCAAGGATATTTGCTGACATTAGCTGAAAAATCGTCTATACACGTACCGCTTCTTCAAACTGTGTATACGCATCTAAAAGTGTATGAAGAAATGTTAAAAGGTTATCAAAAATAA